CGACCGCCATCGCGATCGCAACGGTCGCGCGCTCCACGTCCTCCGCCAGCCGCTCCGGACGGCCCGACCGCCGCGCCGCGATGCTCTCGAGCACCACGATCGAATTGGTGACGAGAATCCCGACCGAGATGCCAAACGCCGTGAGCGTGGGCGTGTTCAGCGTGTAGCCGAGCCACGACATCGCCAGAAACGCGGCGACGATCGCGACCGGCAGGCTCAGCAACGCGATCATCGCGGCTCGCAGTTCACCCAGAAACAGCACCAGCACCCCACCGGTCAGCGCGATGCCCTGCGCGACGTTCCTCCACGCGTCGCGGACTGTCGCCTCGATGAAGTCACCATCGTCACGGAACCACTCCAGCTCGACACCCGGCGGCAATTCCGCGCGAACCTCCGCGTACCGGCGCCGCAATTCCCGCACAACCCTGACGGCGTTGGCCTCTCCCCGCTTCACCACCCGGAGCACGACGGCGGGCCGCCCGTTGCGCATCGCCGCGGTGGTGGGCCGCTCGGTTCCCCACTCGACCATCGCGACATCCCGCACGCGCACGCGGTCGCCGGGTGCGCGCCCGATCTGCAGCTCGCCGAGTTCCGCGAACGTTCCCGCCTCCGCATCAAACGTGACGGCCGCCTCCCGGCTGCCCCCGCTCTCCGGCGCGCTGCCCGCAGGCAATTTCGCATGCGCGGCGGCGACCGCCTGGGCCAGATCCAGCGGCGTCAGCCCCTTCGCCGCGAGCCGCGCCGGGTCGGCGCGAATGTGCACTTCGCGCCGCGCACCGCCCAGCACCTCCACCTCCGCGACTCCCTCCACCACGCTGAACCGGTCGCGCAAGCGCTGGTCGGCCAGATCGTAAAGCTCGTCCACCGGACGCGCGCCGGTGAGCACCAGCGTCGCAATCGCCCGCGCGTTGATGTCAAACTTCAGCACACGGGGCTCCTCCGCGGCCGCCGGTAGATCGCGCCGAATCAGTGCAATCCTCTCCCGCACATCCGTTGCCGCCGCGTCCACGTCCCGATGCAGCTCAAACTCAATCAGCGTCTGGCACAGACCCGGCATGCACATCGAATCGAGATGCCGCACGCCGTCGATTGCGCTGACCGCATCCTCGATCTTTCGCGCCACCGCGGTTTCGATGTCCTCCGCGGAGGCGCCGGGGTAGACGGTCAACACCGTCACAAATGGAAAGTTCACCTGCGGCATCAGGTCGAGGCCGAGCCGGCGGTAGGCGAGCGCACCGAGCACCAGCACGACCAGCACCGCGGTCCACGTCGCCACCGGCCGGCGAATGGAGCTGCGAATCGTGCTCATCGCATTCGCTCCGGCGTAGCGACCCTCACCGGGTCGCCATCGCGCACCAGTCCGCGGCCGTCCACAATCACCTCGGCCGCGTGGATGTCCTCCGTTGCGATCTCCATCAGATCGTCCGTCTCCGCCCCCAGCCGGACCTCCTTGGCTTGCGCGCGCCCCTCCGCCACCACCCACAGCGTGGCTCGGTCGCCCCGCCGGGCGACGGCGACCGCGGGGACCGCCCACCCTTCGCGCTCCTCGAGCAGAATCTCCGCCTCCACCGCCTCACCGGGGGCCGGCGCCCCTGGCACCCGCGCAAAGGTGGCCCGCACCTCAAACGTGCGGGTCCTCGGATCCACTGTCGGCGCCACATAGTCCACCGGCGCCTCGAGGGATGGCCCCTGCGCACGGAGCAGGCGCATCCGCGCCCGGCCCGCCGCCACACGGCCGTGCATCGAGGCGTCCAGCGTGGCGGCCACTTCGATCCGGTCCGGCGATTCGATCTGCAGCACCGGCACGCCGGGGGCCGCGTATTCGCCCGCGCGCAAAAACCGGCGCGTCACCACGCCCGCCAGCGGCGCGTTGACCGTGGAATCCGCCAACTGCCGGCGCGCCACCGCCAGCGAGGACTCCGCCTGCTGCACCCGCGCCGCCGCGAGCTCCGCCGCCGCGACCGCCCGCTCCACCGCGGCCCGCGCCCGATCGCGCCCGGTCGTCGCCAACTCAAGCGCGTCCAGCGGAATCGCGCCATCCTGCTCGAACATCCGCGCCGCCCTCTCGTGGTCCGCCTCCGCCTTGCGCAGGGAGGCCCGCGCATCCTCCACCGCCGCGTCTGCCTCGCGGCGACCGGCGACCGCCACCCGCACCGCGTCTTCCGCGATGCGCACCTGATGCTCCAGCGTTTCCCGATCGATCTGAAAAAGCTTCTGCCCCGCCGCCACCTCGGCGCCCTCCTCCACCCACATCGCCTCAATCGTCCCCGGCACGCGCGCGGCGACGCGCACGACGTCTTTCGCTCGTACGACGCCCTGCGCCCGCACCGTCTCCCGAAAGCGGTGCCGGACGGGGCGCACGGTGCCCACCAGCACCGGCGGCTCCGCCGCTTCTTCCACCGCCCGCCGTCCGCAACCGCTGGCGGCCACAGCCAGTAGCGCGGCCGCACAACGCCACTTGAACCGCCCAAAACGCACCGATCTCATTGCCGATCCTCCGCCCGGGCGCCCACCACGTCGCGGAACACCTCCACGGCCAGCGCCAGCGCGGTCTCCGCGACCTCCACCGCCGCCTCCGCATCCACAAGCGCGGCGCGAGCGCGGTCCCGCACCGAGAGGGCGGCTCGGCCGTTCGCGTACGCCGACTCCGCCTCCGCCGCCGCCAGCCGCGCCGCCTCCGCCACACGAGTGGTCAGCCGCCACTGGTCCAGCGCGTCCGCGAGCGCACGCCGGGCTTCGATCACCTGCACCATCGCTGCCAGCGCAGTCAGATCGCGCATCGTGCGCGCCTCGCGCCACTCCGCGCGCGCGATCCGTACCGCCTGAACGTTCCGAAATCCGCTGAACAGCGAGAGCGTCGCCTGCAGGCCGCTCGCCCAGTACTCGTCATGGACCACAAAGCTGTCGCTGGTGGTGTAGTGATCCGCGAATCCGTATAGCCGCGGCAGAAAGAGCGCGATCGCTCGCAGGATCTCCGTCCGGCGGGCCTCCACGTTCTCATCCGCAATCTGCAGATCGCGTCGATGGCGCAGCGCGTCGTAAAGCCATTCCTCCACCGGCCGCTCCAAGGTCTGGGCGGCGGTCTCCGCCGGTGTCGGCGGGCCGCCGGTGAGCGACGCGACATCCAGTTCCGGCTCGATCGTCGGCGGCAGCCCCATCGTCTCCAGCAGCCGGGCGAGCGCCGCGCGCCGGTTGCGTTCCAGCGCCGCCACCTCGAACCGTCGCGCCGCCTCCGCGGCGTCCGCGGCGGCGACCTCGGCGGCGGTCGCCAGGCCGTTGCGTCCCCGCGCCGCCGCTTCCCGGGCCGCCGTGGTCGCGCTCGCGAGCGCCCGCCGCGCCGCATGCAGCCGGACCTCCGCGATCGCGCAGTGCGCGAAACGGTCCGCGACCGCCAGATCCAGCCACTCGCCCGCCCGCTCCCGCGCCAAACGCTGCGCGTTCGCGCCACGGCGCGCCACCGCATGGAGCAACCACGCCTCCGGCGCAAAGAGCGGTTGCACGATCCGCAACGTCGTCTGCCGCACGCTCTGGTCCTGAAAAGCGACGGTCATCTCACCGAGCCGTCGCAGCGGCGGTTCGTCCATCGAGACCGTCTGCAGCTGGAGCTCCACCTGCGGCAGAAACGCGCTGAAGGACGCCCACGCTCGCGCTCGCGCCGCCTGCTCAACGAGCCGGGCCCGCGTGAGCTCCAGCGACTGTTCGCGAGCGATCGCGCGGCAGTCCCGCAGGGTCCAGCGCCGGCCGCCGGTGCGCTCGAGCGCGGTGCGCACCGCCGCGGCCGCGCGCCGTTCCCAGTCCGCCGCCTCGCGATGGCGCATCTCCGCCGGCGGCGTGTGGCAGCCCGCCGCCACCGACAGCACCAGCATCGCCGCGGCCGGGCCGGCCGTCCGTTTCATCGCAACCCCTCCGCGCCACCAGCCCGAGCGGGCCGACCGGCGAAGCTCAGCCGCGCGAAGAGCATCGCGGCGATATGCTCGACCACCCGGCGGCGCCAGCGCGCCGCGCCGACACCGCGCGGCCGCAGCAGTTCTCCCCACGGCGGCTCACGCTGCGCGTAGAACAGCAGCTGCGCCATGGCGGTGTTCACCCACAGCTGCACCTCCGCCTCGTCCGCGGGCGCCGATAGCCCCATCCGCACCAGCTCCGCAAACGACTCGCGAACGGGTTCGAACACGTGCCGGATCAGATAGCCGCACATCGGCGATGGCGAGGCGCGCTCCTGCACGACCAGCCGCGTGATCCACCGCCACGGTGCCCGCTCGTCCATCAGCCAGCCGAGCGCCAGCTCGAGCCACCGCCGCACCGCCCGCCGCCAGCTGGTCTCGGAATCCACCCCGTTCGCGAGCCGTCGCAGCGGCGTACCGTAATCGTCCAACAAACGCCGAAAGACCGCGGTGTAGAGCCCGCCCTTGGACCCGTAGTAGTAGTTCACCGCTGCGACGTTCGCGCCGGCGCGCGCGCAGATCCGGCGCACACTTGCGCCATCGAACCCGCGCGCCGCAAACTCCTCGATCGCGGCCGCCAGCAGCCGGTCCCGAACGCCCACGCGGGCCGTTTGCGATCGCACTGACCGACGAGGGTGGTTGGTGCCCATGAAATAAAACATACGTTTGAAACATGTGTTTGTCAAGCGCCGCGCGGCGAGGGCTCGGGATCCATCGCGGAAACGCTCGGAGCCGGTGTCCGGGAGTCAGCGGGACGCCCGTACTGGCCGACCGGCGCGAATGGCGGGCAGGAACCGGTCGCGCAGATCCCGCGCAAGCGGCGAGCCCTCCGGCGCCAGCTGCATCGCGCGCGCCGCCGCCTCCAACGCGCCGGCGGCATCCCCCGTCTCCGCGCGCGCCGCGGCCAGCGCCGCCCACGCCTGGGGCGAGCGGTCGCCGGCCAGCTCCACCGCCGCCCTTGCCGCGCGCAACGCCTCCGAACCGTTGCGCACCCGCGGGTCGGTGGCGGTCGCCAGCAGCAATCCGAGGGCGGCCTGCGCCGGCGCGTGGCGCGGGTCCGCGGCGACCGCGCGGCGCAGCAGCTCTGCTGCCTCCGACTCATCGCCGTCACGAAATCGCATCAGGCCAAGGTTCGCGAGCGCAGAGGCGAAGTCGGGCCGGTGCCGGATCGCTTCGCGCAGGTGTGCGGCGGCTCCGGCGCTGTCACCCCGCGCAGCCAGCAGCAGCGCCAGGTTGTTGTGGGCTTCCGCACCGCCCGGCGCGCGCGCGATCGCGCCACGGTAGGCGCGCTCCGCCTCCTCCGCGCGCCCCAGTGCCACCAACGCATCACCGAGCAAGCGGTAACTGAGCGCATCTTCCGGATCCGCCGCCAACGCCTCCCGCAGATGTCCGAGCGCCTCCGCCGGCCGGCCGCGCCGATTCAGCGCCATCGCCCAGTAGCGGTGCGCCCGCGGATGGCCGGGCATCAGCTGGAGCGCGCGACGGAACGCCGCGTCCGCCGCGTCCGGCCGCCCGCACATCTCGTTCAGCCAGCCGAGCACCACGTGCGTCTCCGCGAAGTCCTCTTTCAGCGCCAGCGACTCGCGGATGAACTCTTCCGCGGCCGCGTACTCCCCCGCCTCCACCGCGGCCAGCGCGCGCTCCATCAGCCGCCGATAGTCCACCGCCGGCATCTCTATGCGGCTGATCGCCGGCGCGCCGGCAGGCAGAAACTCCGGCAGGTTCACCGCCCGGTTCGCCGGCGTGCAGTCGGCCAGCAGCACCGGCACAGCGTCATTCCCGTCTTCGTCCACGTGCGCCAAAAACAGCTTCGTGTAGGCGCCAAACGCCTTGCTCGAGAAGGCCAGCCACCGTCCGTTGGGCGACCACGAATGCCACGAGTTCATCGGCGCCAGATTGCAGGTCATCCGCCGCGCCTCGCCGCCCTCCGCCGGCACGATCCACAGCTCCGAATCGGGCCGCAGCAACATCCCGTTGGCCGCCTGCACGAATACAATCCAACGGCCGTCGGGCGAGAACTTTGGGAAGAAGTTGCTGCGCCCGTTGCGCGAGGCACCCGCAAGCGGCATCGCCTCGCCGCCGCGCCCCTCGTTGAACGGGATGCGATAGAGATCGAACCGAATTTGTGTTTCGTTCGGGTCGTTCGCGTACCGGGCCGCCGGCCCGCGGCCGTAGGGATCGCGGGCCTCGGCCCGCGCAAACACCAACCAGCGACCGTCCGGACTCCAGACGGGGTTCGCCTGCACGTAGCGGGGATCATCTGCTCCGGCCAGTGTCCAGATCCGGCGGGACTCCACCTCGCAGACCGCCAACACGCCCCGGGTCGGGTAAAACGTCTGCAGAAACCGCCAATCGGGATAATTCTGTACGTACAGCGCCTCCCGGATACTGGCGGCGACCAAGCGGCCGTCGGGCGAAACCTGCGGGAACAGGCCGTAGGAGTCGGGTCCCCGCCCTTCGCGGCGGGCAGGGGCGTTCCAGCTGAACACGTGGTCGCGGTCCACCACCACCTGCTCCGCAAGTGGCACCACCGCGTGCGCACCCTTGTCTCCGTCCGGCCCGTCCACATCCAGCGCGAGGCGCCGGCCGGCGGCCGCAAACGAGTGGCAGTTCGCGCAGGTCGGCAGATCGCGCAACACCACGCGCGACTCCCGCTCGTCGACGCGGCGCACGCGCCAACAGATCATCGGCAGCGCGTTTGGCGCGATCGGCTGGATCACCCCCTCGCGGGTTCGCGACGGCATCAGCGGCACGTCGCGATAGAACAGCGGCGCCCCGACCGGATCGCGCGACGTTCGAAACCGCACTTCGCCTCGAGATGCAGTTCCAACCCCCTCCACCACGATCCGCGCCTCGCGCTCCAGCGACCGCCGCCGGATCACCGCCCACTCCGCCTCCGCCGGCCGCCAGCCCTTCGCGCTCGCGATCAGCGCGGGCAGCTCCGGCGCATTGTCCTCGCGCAGGCACATGGGATCGAGCTGTGGCTCCGCGCGACGGCCATCGCACTCAAACTGCATCTCACTGGGATCGTCGCCGAACCGGAAGGTGATCCGCCACCGCGTCGCGGGCGATTCGTCGTTCCAGAGCACTTCCGGCGCGACAATGTCACACGGGAACACCGCGCCGGGCAGCGGGTAGACGATGCGGAGCACCGAAGCGGTCGGCGACGATGCGCCCACGCCCACCGCCCACATCATCGCCGCCGTGACCACCGCGCCCACCGCTGCGCACCGCCGCCGACGACGTGCACCCGCGGCTGCGGTGCACCCTCTCGCTCCGGCCAATCGTCGCATCGGTCCGCAGGCTGCCACAGCATCTCTTCGCTCTCAACCAGGCCGGAGGCCGCGGGCGATCCGCCGCGCGCAGCGGATCACTCGCGATACGCGCGGATCTCGTACAGCCGGGCCTGCGGTGCGCCGCGGGCGGCGGCCACCTCGACGCGAAGACGCCGCGCGATCACCGGCGCGAAGGCATGACGACGAAAACGTCGCCAGTTTTCCGTCTCGTGCACGAGCTCCCGCCACTGCCCGCCTCCGACCTCCGCCAGAACCCGGTACTCCTTCGCGGTCGCGGCGGCGCGAGGCTCGGGCGACGGGAAGCGACCGAAGATGTCTGTGTCCCATGTCAAGTGAACCACGTTGAGTTCCACGGGCCGCGGAAACTCCACCTCCAACCACTGGGGCAGCAGTGCGCGCCGGTCGCTGCGCCACTGGTGAAGCTGGTCGCCCTCAGGAACGCCCCATCCGTCCACCGCCGCGGCGGCGCCGCCGCCTCGCATCCGATGCGGAATGCCCACCGGCCGCACCAGATAGCTGCCCACCGCCTCCGTCCACTCTCCCGGCCGTCCGTACCAGCGCCGGCCCCGCGTGCGATCGGTGAGACACCAGCTCAACCCCCGCGCCGCGCGCAGCTGCAGCCGGTAGGAAACGTGCGGTTCGAGCGCCTGCGGCAGCTCGAACGCCACCCAGCGGAAGTCGCGGTTGGTCACCGCCGTGCTCGTCACCATCGGCGGCGAGCCGGTGCAACTCAGCTCGAGCGCGGCCACCACGGGCACCTCCGCGGAAAGGCGCAGGACGATCCGCCGCACGCCGGAGCTCGCGGTCGCGATCTCCATTGCCCGGTCCACCGTCATCGGCGCCGGTTTCGGATCGGCGTCGGGGATCTCGAGCACTTCGAAGTCCTCCGCCTGCTCGCTGGAAGCCAGGACGCGTGCGCCGCGGCAGAGATTCGCGGGATCGTCGTCCGGAATCCCCGGGATCCAGCTATCCCATTTCACCAACAGCCGCTGAAGTTCGCGGATGCGGTGGGGGTGAAGGCCCCGCGGACCGACACGATCGCGATGGCACAGCGCCGCCGCAGCCCCCACCGCCTGCCCCATCAGGCCAATTGTCTGCATCAGGCGTGTCGAGCCGAGAGCGACGTGCGTGACGCTGATGTGCCGCCCCGCCAGCAGCAGGTTGTGCACATCCTTCGCGTACAAGCAGCGATACGGAATCGTGTACGGCTGTTTCAGACGCGTAAAAATCGCCGGCGGGATCTCCTTGCCGTAGATCCCCTCGGGGGGGTGAATGTCGATCGGCCAGCCGCCATACGCGACGGCGTCTTCGAAGATGCGCCCTCCCTCCACGTCCTGCTGGGTCAGCACGTAATCGCCGAGGAAGCGACGCGACTCCCGCTTGCCGGCGACGATCGGCACCGGTGCGAGGCGGTAGTGGGTATTGCGGTCACGGTGCTCCGGATCGTGGTTTTTGGCCCAGTCGAACGCGCCGAAAATCACTCGTAGCAGTTCGTCCCGGATCTCCTCGGCCTCCGCGATGGTGTCGCGCAGCCCGCCGTATTCGATCCACCAGGTCCCCTGCACGAGGTTGTGCCGCCGTTGAACGAAGTGCTCCGCGCTGAACTTCACCGCAAACGGCGGGGGGCTGTAGGGCTGCGGGTCGGGCATCCGGATCGCATGATGGAGGATCGAGGTGCCCATCGTGTGGCGCGTCGCCTGCTCCGGCGCGCGTGACTCACCATACTCGGAGCGCGCCTCCTCGCCGTGCCGGAAGGTGCAGCCCGCGCTGAACGCGATCGTGCCATCTCCTGTGCAGTCCGCAAACAACGGCGCCTCCAGTCGGTAGCGTGCCCCGGTGACGACGTCCTCGGCCTCCACCGCGACGATCCGGCGGCCGTCCATCACCGCGCGGTCGCCCTCAGTGTCCAGCAGCACCGTGAGATTGGACGTCGCCGCGACGATGCGGTCCATCGCGGCGGACCAGTCGCCGCCGGCGCGGTGAAAGCCCTCCGCAATCTCCTCGCAGATGCCAGGCTCGCGGAATGGCAGCACGTGAGAGGCAGCCCCGCCGGGGCCTACCCGGATCTCACGGCTGGCGTTGCCCCCCAGCACCGGTCGGTTCTGCACCAAGACCGTTCGCAATCCCAGCCGCGCAGCCTGCACCGCCGCCGCAACGCCCCCGTACCCGCCACCAATCACCACGAAATCCGCGCGCTGCGTCGTCACGGGATACGGGCCGGTACAAAACTCCCGCAGTCGCGCGAGCGCCTCGCCGCCGTCCGGCGGTGCAAACGCGAGATCGCGGCAAACCATCAATGCATCGCAGCGGCCGTAATATCCGGTCAGGTCGCGTAGCCGGATCGTCGTCTCGCCCGCGGGCAGATCGAACTCGCCACCGTCCACCCATCCCCACGGGCGGCGTTGGGTCCCGAAAATCGTCGGGGAGGGACGCTCACCCACCCACACGCGGAACCGGCCGGGAGAGGTCGCATCCCAGTCGAGGCAACGAACCCACAATCGCCAGCGGCCGGCGGTGGGGATTCGTATCCGCGTGACCGCATCAGCGACCGGCTCGCCGGTGCCGGCCGCGATCAAGTACGTCGAGCCCATCAGTTGCCGGAACTGAGCGTCGATCGTCCAGCCGCCGATATCCTGAAATCGCTCGGCTTCGAGCCACACGATGTCGGTCCGCTCGATTGCGGGGGCACAGATCGCAGCCGCCACCGCTCCCGCCCGCACCAGCGCGCGCACGATTCTCGGCCGCCGGCCGTATTCCATCGCATCGCCCCCCGTCGCGCCGCCGGCGATGGCCCGCACGAGCGGTCGAGCCATACTCAGTCGAGCTGCGGCGCGACGTCGTCGAGAATCGCGGGCACGTCGGCCTCTGTCACGCCCGAGTACCACCGGCCGAGCGGGTGCACCATCACGTTCGGCCCCTGCGCACAAAGGCCCATACACCCGGAATGCGACACCCGAACCCGGCCCTTCCAGCCACGCGCCTCCACCGCGGCCTTCAGCGCGTCCTTGAGCCGCATCTGCAGCTCATTGCCACACGCCTTCGAACCATCCTCCCGCCGGTTCACACACACCCAGATGTGAATACGATAGGGCGTCGGCTGCGATCGCATCGGCGCCTCCTCAAAGAATCACTCGAACATCACCGCGGTCTTTGCGCCGAGGATGAGATTGTTGTCAATGTCGTCGCCCATCTCCGCGCCCGCGTACACGCTCAGCTGCCATCTCGGCGCCGGCCGGTACACCAGGCCGCCCAGCGCCCACGTCCGGTCGGTCCCCTCGCTAACGGTCGAGGACTCGTACCGCACCTCCCCGAGCAGCGAGAA
Above is a window of Kiritimatiellia bacterium DNA encoding:
- a CDS encoding efflux RND transporter periplasmic adaptor subunit, producing MRSVRFGRFKWRCAAALLAVAASGCGRRAVEEAAEPPVLVGTVRPVRHRFRETVRAQGVVRAKDVVRVAARVPGTIEAMWVEEGAEVAAGQKLFQIDRETLEHQVRIAEDAVRVAVAGRREADAAVEDARASLRKAEADHERAARMFEQDGAIPLDALELATTGRDRARAAVERAVAAAELAAARVQQAESSLAVARRQLADSTVNAPLAGVVTRRFLRAGEYAAPGVPVLQIESPDRIEVAATLDASMHGRVAAGRARMRLLRAQGPSLEAPVDYVAPTVDPRTRTFEVRATFARVPGAPAPGEAVEAEILLEEREGWAVPAVAVARRGDRATLWVVAEGRAQAKEVRLGAETDDLMEIATEDIHAAEVIVDGRGLVRDGDPVRVATPERMR
- a CDS encoding TolC family protein; the protein is MKRTAGPAAAMLVLSVAAGCHTPPAEMRHREAADWERRAAAAVRTALERTGGRRWTLRDCRAIAREQSLELTRARLVEQAARARAWASFSAFLPQVELQLQTVSMDEPPLRRLGEMTVAFQDQSVRQTTLRIVQPLFAPEAWLLHAVARRGANAQRLARERAGEWLDLAVADRFAHCAIAEVRLHAARRALASATTAAREAAARGRNGLATAAEVAAADAAEAARRFEVAALERNRRAALARLLETMGLPPTIEPELDVASLTGGPPTPAETAAQTLERPVEEWLYDALRHRRDLQIADENVEARRTEILRAIALFLPRLYGFADHYTTSDSFVVHDEYWASGLQATLSLFSGFRNVQAVRIARAEWREARTMRDLTALAAMVQVIEARRALADALDQWRLTTRVAEAARLAAAEAESAYANGRAALSVRDRARAALVDAEAAVEVAETALALAVEVFRDVVGARAEDRQ
- a CDS encoding CerR family C-terminal domain-containing protein, translated to MRSQTARVGVRDRLLAAAIEEFAARGFDGASVRRICARAGANVAAVNYYYGSKGGLYTAVFRRLLDDYGTPLRRLANGVDSETSWRRAVRRWLELALGWLMDERAPWRWITRLVVQERASPSPMCGYLIRHVFEPVRESFAELVRMGLSAPADEAEVQLWVNTAMAQLLFYAQREPPWGELLRPRGVGAARWRRRVVEHIAAMLFARLSFAGRPARAGGAEGLR
- a CDS encoding tetratricopeptide repeat protein; translated protein: MGAVVTAAMMWAVGVGASSPTASVLRIVYPLPGAVFPCDIVAPEVLWNDESPATRWRITFRFGDDPSEMQFECDGRRAEPQLDPMCLREDNAPELPALIASAKGWRPAEAEWAVIRRRSLEREARIVVEGVGTASRGEVRFRTSRDPVGAPLFYRDVPLMPSRTREGVIQPIAPNALPMICWRVRRVDERESRVVLRDLPTCANCHSFAAAGRRLALDVDGPDGDKGAHAVVPLAEQVVVDRDHVFSWNAPARREGRGPDSYGLFPQVSPDGRLVAASIREALYVQNYPDWRFLQTFYPTRGVLAVCEVESRRIWTLAGADDPRYVQANPVWSPDGRWLVFARAEARDPYGRGPAARYANDPNETQIRFDLYRIPFNEGRGGEAMPLAGASRNGRSNFFPKFSPDGRWIVFVQAANGMLLRPDSELWIVPAEGGEARRMTCNLAPMNSWHSWSPNGRWLAFSSKAFGAYTKLFLAHVDEDGNDAVPVLLADCTPANRAVNLPEFLPAGAPAISRIEMPAVDYRRLMERALAAVEAGEYAAAEEFIRESLALKEDFAETHVVLGWLNEMCGRPDAADAAFRRALQLMPGHPRAHRYWAMALNRRGRPAEALGHLREALAADPEDALSYRLLGDALVALGRAEEAERAYRGAIARAPGGAEAHNNLALLLAARGDSAGAAAHLREAIRHRPDFASALANLGLMRFRDGDESEAAELLRRAVAADPRHAPAQAALGLLLATATDPRVRNGSEALRAARAAVELAGDRSPQAWAALAAARAETGDAAGALEAAARAMQLAPEGSPLARDLRDRFLPAIRAGRPVRASR
- a CDS encoding FAD-dependent oxidoreductase, which encodes MARPLVRAIAGGATGGDAMEYGRRPRIVRALVRAGAVAAAICAPAIERTDIVWLEAERFQDIGGWTIDAQFRQLMGSTYLIAAGTGEPVADAVTRIRIPTAGRWRLWVRCLDWDATSPGRFRVWVGERPSPTIFGTQRRPWGWVDGGEFDLPAGETTIRLRDLTGYYGRCDALMVCRDLAFAPPDGGEALARLREFCTGPYPVTTQRADFVVIGGGYGGVAAAVQAARLGLRTVLVQNRPVLGGNASREIRVGPGGAASHVLPFREPGICEEIAEGFHRAGGDWSAAMDRIVAATSNLTVLLDTEGDRAVMDGRRIVAVEAEDVVTGARYRLEAPLFADCTGDGTIAFSAGCTFRHGEEARSEYGESRAPEQATRHTMGTSILHHAIRMPDPQPYSPPPFAVKFSAEHFVQRRHNLVQGTWWIEYGGLRDTIAEAEEIRDELLRVIFGAFDWAKNHDPEHRDRNTHYRLAPVPIVAGKRESRRFLGDYVLTQQDVEGGRIFEDAVAYGGWPIDIHPPEGIYGKEIPPAIFTRLKQPYTIPYRCLYAKDVHNLLLAGRHISVTHVALGSTRLMQTIGLMGQAVGAAAALCHRDRVGPRGLHPHRIRELQRLLVKWDSWIPGIPDDDPANLCRGARVLASSEQAEDFEVLEIPDADPKPAPMTVDRAMEIATASSGVRRIVLRLSAEVPVVAALELSCTGSPPMVTSTAVTNRDFRWVAFELPQALEPHVSYRLQLRAARGLSWCLTDRTRGRRWYGRPGEWTEAVGSYLVRPVGIPHRMRGGGAAAAVDGWGVPEGDQLHQWRSDRRALLPQWLEVEFPRPVELNVVHLTWDTDIFGRFPSPEPRAAATAKEYRVLAEVGGGQWRELVHETENWRRFRRHAFAPVIARRLRVEVAAARGAPQARLYEIRAYRE
- a CDS encoding (2Fe-2S) ferredoxin domain-containing protein — translated: MRSQPTPYRIHIWVCVNRREDGSKACGNELQMRLKDALKAAVEARGWKGRVRVSHSGCMGLCAQGPNVMVHPLGRWYSGVTEADVPAILDDVAPQLD